The Armatimonadota bacterium nucleotide sequence TCGAGCCCGCAGCGCCCACTTCGCCGTCCACATAGAGCCCCGCGCCGATGATGGGCGAGTCGCCGATACGCCCCGGAAGCTTCCATGCCAGGCCACTGGTGGTCGTGCATCCCCCGAGCTCGCCCTTGTCGTTCAGGCACAGGCAGCTGATGGTGCCCGTGGGCCGTTTGCGGCCCGAAAGCGTGCCTGTGTCGTCGATCGCCTGGATCGCCGCGCCAAAGTCGGCCTTGATCTCCTCGTCGTCGAGCCAGTCGTCCTCTTTGCTCAGGGTGGTCTTCCAGCGAAGCCAGGCCCTTCTGGCCCGATCGGTGAGCATGTTGACCTCTTCGAATCCCATCTGCTTGGCAAAGGCTAGGGCTCCAGCACCAACCAGCATCACGTGGTCGGTGCGCTCCATGACGGCTTTTGCGACCCGGGAGGGGGTCTTGATGTTCTGGATGGAGGCCACTGAGCCCGCGCGCATGGTCGGACCGTGCATCACGCAAGCGTCGAGTTCGACAATGCCGAGCTCATTCGGGAGACCACCGTAACCCACGCTCATGTCGTTCGGGTCTTCCTCGACGATCACCACTCCCTCGACCGCCGCCTCGACCGTGTCTCTGCCCTGCCGCATCAGCGCCACGGCCTTTTCGGTCGCTCGCAGACCGTTCGCGCTGGAAATGGCGATGGGGCCCGGGGCCAGACCTACCCCCGATGGACCCAAGGAGGAAGGCAAAGCCAGCCCGCGCGAAGCGGCGAGCGCCGCTCCAGAGGCAAGCCCCACGCGCACAAGTTCTCGGCGAGAAAGATCGTTCGAATTCATGTGCCTTGGGTTCGATGGCCCGCTCGCCGTGTCCTCCCTGAAATGCGCCGGCGAAACTGGGCCGATGGACCCCACTTGTGGAACAACCCTTGCATACGGGGCTCTTTTCGTCCTAACATGCAGACGTAGGCGTCCCCACGCCCTCGCGCCAAACGAGCGGTCCGCGAGGGACTCCGGAGGATTCCATGTCGACGCAAACCATCGCAAGATCGAATTCCGAGCCTTCCAGCCTGCAAAACCGGCGCGCCGGTAAGGGGCTGCTGGGCGCCGTCATCGGTGCGGGGCTGGTCGCGGTGCTTGGCTTCGCGGCCTACAAGACCTTCTTGAGCCGAGCCGGAGAGGCCGCCACGCTCTACATCCCTTCGGACGCCGGAGTGGTGGTCACGGTCGACCTGACCCCCAGCGATCGCCAGCTAGAGACCTTCGACAAGATACAGAAAGCGATCCACGACAACGGTCTGGACCTCAAGCTGGACGGAATGCTCAAGCGGTTCATGGACAAGGACCCCTTGGGCGCGGAGCTCAGGCCGTTCTTTCGGCGCAACTACGCCATCGCGATTTGGCCCGACAAAGATGCTGAGGCCGCGACCGTTTCGCTGTTTGCCGTCGAAGACCCGGCTTCGGTTCAGGCCGTGCTGGGAAAGCACGTCAAGCCCGACGGCGACGGGATCTTTGCCCTCAAGAGCCCTGCCAACACCTATGCCGCCGTGATGGAGGACTACCTGGTTGCCGGCAACTCAAAGCAGGCGATTCAGAGAGTCCAAGCGGTCCACGCCGACAAGGGCTCCTCCGTAGCGTCGCTGCCGGCATTTTTGGAAGCCCGTCAGGCGCTCCCGAAAGACGCAAACGTGATGGTCTTCGTCTCGCCGAAAGAGATCTCCAAGATGGCCAGCAATGCCGAGATGTTCGCGGCGCCGATGAGCTCGATCAAAGGCGCGGATTGGATGGCCTACGGGGTGACGATCGAGCCCGACGGAATCGCGGTGGACTACCAGTGCCCCTTTGACCCCAAGGCGATGGGCGGCCTCTCGGCCCTGGCAAACTCCGCTCCATTCGACCTGAAGGTGCTGGACGCCTTGCCTGATGGCGCCTACGGGTTGATGGGCGTTTCGCAGACCAGCGGCTATTGGGAACTCGCTGCCGAATCCGCGAAGTCGCAGGGCAAAGACCTCGCAAAGACCTTCGAAGAAGGCGTGAAATCCTTCGAGAAGACAAGCGGATTGAGCGTCCGAGACGATATTGTTCCGGGACTCAAAGGCGATCAGGTCATCGCCGTGTACCCTGGCAAAACCGGCGAAGGCGCCGATCTGGACCTGGTGCTGGTCGCCACAACCGCCAACGGCGCGACCCCTGCGGCCCTTGCTGCCAGGTTGCGCGCTCTTGCCGAGCGAGAAAGCCAAAAGAGCAACAAGCCGATGACGTTCAGCTCGAGCCAGGTCGGCGACGTGACGATTTGGGAAATCGACCCCAAGAGCCGTGACGAGATGGTGCGGGGCCTTAATAGCGGGTTCGGGTTTCCGCCTGCGATGAGTTCGGGCGCCGCGGTAGGTTCCGATATGCCGGCCGGTCCGGATTCTGGGCCACCGATGATTCAGTCCCGTCCTTTCCCCTCGGATAGCTCAGGGATGGAGGGCATGGCGGACGCCAAAGGCAAAGACCCCGCGAAGAGTTATGCCGACAAGTCCATCTTGATTGGCGAGTTTGCCGATAAGGTGGTGGTTTGCACGTCGAGGGCAATCATGATGCAGATGGTTGCCGGCAAGTTCGAACACGGGAGCCTGGGGCAATCGGAGTCGTTTCTAAAAATGCGCGACCGCATCATCGAGGGCTCGCAGTCGGTGTTCATGGTGGACACCAAGCGGATCATCGATGCGGTCCGGCCGCTGGTGAAGGAGACCATGTCGGGCGGCCCCGTAAAGGCCGACGACGTCCTGAGCCTGTTTGGCTCGGGCACCTCCGGGATGGTCGGAAGCGGCATCTACGACGGCAAGGTCTGTAAGGGGCGCTTCTTTATGCCGCTCGATTGGGTGAGCCTGTGCAATCTGGTGGGGCAGGGGATGAAGGGCTTGGACAAAGAGATGGAGGAGCCTCACTTCAACCCCGAGCCGGCCACGAGGTAGAACGATTGCCGAGAGAAACTCCCGTAACGATTCCCAACGTAGGAACGACCAAACATCATGGGAAGCGTGAGGATTGCCTTCTTCACTTGCCTTTTGCTGGCTCCAATGAGCGTCAAGGCCCAAGAGCTCTGGATGTTTGGGAGCCCGAACATCAGCTATGGGGTCTTCAGAACGGTCCCTGAGAAGAACAACCCGCTCAATACCTTTGAGGAGAAGATCGGCTACATGGAGGTCAAAAAGACGGCCTCATCTTATGGCGGGAAGCCCTGTACGCTCTACTCCAGCACCGCCAAATACTCCCCCAAACCCATCGGGCGCAACCTCTTGCCCCCCCCAACCACGAGGCGCTACGACATGTGGGTGGCCGACGACGGCACGCCGCTGCGCATCTACATGCAGCATAACGATCTATTCAAGCAGATCATTACCGACGCCGTCTTCAAGGCGGATGGCATCGAGATGACCATCACCGAAGGTGGCAAGAGCCGCAAGTCGACCCTCTACCCCTCTGAAGGGCTCAGAGCGTTCCGCAACCCGATTCTCGACCTGATGGCCAACGCCGACAAGGACCGAACATGGGTCAATTTCAGTTGCCTTGAAGCCGCCACGGCAGGCATCGTCAAGTATAAAGCGATCGTTACAGGCAAGTTCAGCGGGGAAATCGCCGGCAACAAGTTTGAAGGTCGGATGATCGAAATCGACGGCGCCGGACCTAATGATCGCTACACCTTCTATGTTTCCAAAGAAGGACAGCTGCTGCAGGTGGACATCGCCGACGACCTCAAGGTCCACGCGCAGGCGTTCCCGGCCATCATCCGAAAAGGCGGCGGAGGCTAAGGGAGCTCCACCTAGTGAATGGTGGACGGCTCCCCATCCGACATCCGCTCCAGATAGATTCCTCGGGGGAATCGGAATGGCAGTTTCCGCCTACGCCCCCGATCGAACCAACTGAGCCTTTGCACCCACCTTTCCAAAAGCCGAGAGCCCGCCGTAGCGTGCCTGAGCCCCCAGCGCCTCTTCAATTCGAAGGAGCTGGTTGTACTTGGCTACGCGGTCGGTTCGGTTCGGCGCGCCGGTCTTGATCTGGCCGCAGTTGGTGGCCACCGCAAGATCGGCGATCGTCACGTCCTCGGTCTCGCCCGAGCGGTGGCTCATCACCGACGTGTAGCCGGCGCGGTTCGCCATATCGATGGCGTTGAGCGTTTCCGTCAGCGTCCCAATCTGGTTGACCTTGATGAGGATCGAGTTCGCCACCCCGGCCTCGATGCCCCGCTTCAGACGCTGGACGTTGGTCACAAAAAGGTCGTCTCCGACAAGCTGCACGCGGTCGCCAAGCGTCTCCGTGGCTTCCTTCCACCCGGCCCAATCCTCCTCGGCGAGGCCGTCCTCGATCGAGAGAATCGGATACTTCTCGACGAGCTGAGCCAAGTAGGCCACCTGCTGGGAGGGCGTGCGCTGCCGCTCGGCGCCAGTCTTGTAGACGTAGTGCTTGCCGTCGAAGAACTCGGTCGAGGCGGGGTCGAGCGCGAGCCAAATGTCGCCACCCGGTGTGTATCCGGCCTTTTGGATCGCCTCGACGATGAGGTCGAACGCCTGATCCTGGCTCTCAAGGTTCGGCGCGAAGCCGCCTTCATCGCCATAGCCGGTCGCAAGCCCCTTGCCGTGGAGTACCTTCTTGAGGGAGTGAAACACCTCAGCGCCCTTCCTCAGCGCCTCAGAGAAGTTTGAGGCGCCGACGGGTGCAACCATGAACTCCTGAAAGTCGACGTTGGAATCGGCGTGCTTGCCGCCGTTTAGGATGTTCATCAGCGGCACGGGAAGCGTGTTCGCGGTCACGCCGCCCACATACCGGAAGAGCGGCAATCCGCAGGTGGCGGCCGCTGCTTTGGCGACGGCGAGCGACACTCCGAGCAGAGCATTGGCCCCCAGCTTGGCCTTGTTGTCGGTGCCGTCCATCGCCAACAGCAGATTGTCGATCGACTGCTGGTCGGTGGCATCCAGATCGATAAGCTCGCTCGCGAGCACGTCGTTGACGTTCTGGACGGCCTGGAGCACGCCCTTTCCCAAATAGCGGGACTTGTCGCCGTCGCGAAGCTCCGGGGATCCCACAAATAAGAATGCGACATATAAGTCCCGCAAGACTTATACGTCGCATCGAGAAATCGGTTCGGATTACGCTTCGGCCGGATATACGCTGATTCGGCGTTTAGCCTTCGGCCCTTCGAACTTCACGTGGCCATCGATGACCGAGTAAATCGTGTGGTCGTTGCCAATCCCCACGTTCACGCCGGGATGAAACTGCGTTCCGCGCTGCCGGACGATGATGCTGCCGGGCTTGACGATCTCGCCGCCGTACTTCTTGACGCCGAGGCGCTGCGACGTGGAGTCGCGGCCGTTTCGAGTTGAACCTTGTCCCTTTTTGTGTGCCATGGCTTAGCTCCCTGGGATGATCTCCGTGACCGTCAGCACGGTTTCCGGCTGGCGGTGTCCCCATCGCTTGCGCTCGTTCTTCTTCGCCTTGTAGTTGAAAGCGTTGATCTTGGGACCCTTGCCCTGGCGAACGATCTCCGCCTTGACCTTTGCGCCCTTCACATAGGGCGAGCCCACGGAGACTTTCGCGCCGTCGGCGACCATCAGCACGTCGGTCAGGTCGACCTTGGCGCCCACTTCGCCATCGAGCTTCTCCACGATCATCTTGCCGCCCTTTTCGGCGCGGTACTGCTTGCCACCGGTCTTTACGATCGCATACATGAAAAATCCAATCCTTCGACGATTAACGGCTTCCAAGGGCCGATAGAGGTTAGCCTAACTCAAAATGCCGCACGCGCATCGTCTGGCGCGAATCGAAATATTGGCACATCTTGGCGGGCTCCGTCAAGCCGCAAGTTCGAGATCGGAGACCAGGGCGACGATTTCGGGGTCAAACCTGCCCTCGTCGGCATAGAGGCTTGCTCCGCCCTCGCTGTAGAGGGCCAGCAGCACTGCGAGCACCCTCCCGAGCAGCGGGATCGAGTCGCCCCTTTGTTTCCCCGGGCCTTCGCCGTCAAAGCGTTCCAACGCGCCAAAAAGCGTGGGCAGCACCAGCCGGAGTTCCTCCGCAGCCTCAAAGGCCCTGAGCCGAGCGCTGTCTTCTCTCGCGTCGGTGAATGCATCCCAGACGACGGTGGCCGCCCTCAGCACCTGCCACTGGGTTCGCGACAGGCCCAACGTCCGGCTCAGCGCGATGAGCTGTCGCTCCAGGCCCGAAAGCCGGTCTGCAGCGGTCTTGCGCTGCCGCTTGCTCAGGAACCGCCAGAAGGCCGACTCGTCCCAATTCCCTTCTTCATCGCCGCCTGCCTGGGTCTCTCTAAAAACAACCCGGTCGCGCCCCTTTCGCTTGGCCTCGAAAAGCGCCTCATCGGCCGACCGCAGAAGCCCTGCGCCGTCGTGGCCCGACCCGGGAAACACGGCACACCCCAGGCTCACGGTGACCCTTCGCGCGCGGCCGGTCTTCGACTGAATGGAGATGTTCGACACGCGCTTTCGGATGCGTTCGGCGATCATGAGCGTCGTATCCCTTCCCGCATTGCAGAGCACCGCAGCGAACTCCTCGCCGCCGTACCGCGCCGCCAGGTCGTAGGGCCGGACCGTGTCGCGGATGGTCTCGGCAACCCGTTTCAGGACGGAGTCCCCGGTGTCGTGGCCCTCTTCCTCGTTGAAGCTTCGGAAGAAGTCCACGTCGATCATGATCACTCCAAGTTCCTGACTGGAGCGCTCGGCCTCGGAGAGCCGCGACCTTAAAAAGTCTTGCAGCGACCGATGGTTGGAGATTCCCGTGAGCGGGTCGTGGCTGGCGAGCCTTTCAAAGCTCTCAAAGAGGTTCGCCCCGTAGAGCGCGAGCGCCAGATGCTCAGCAACGGTCTGGAAGAAGGACTGCGCCCCCTCAAACAGCCGATCGCCTTCCCTCCCGATGAGTTCCAGCACCCCCAAGAGCTGCCCGCCGGCCACGAGCGGGAACACGCTCACCCCGCCGGGCTTGAGATAGCAGAACTTGGCTTCGAGGTCCTGGGCCATCAGGCTCTCCTGCACCCCCACGAAGTGGCCCGACGTCAAGCTCTGGGCGGCAAGCTCTGCCAAGCAGGTGGGGGATGCCTTCAGGCTGAGCCGCTCGATGAGCGCCGTTCCTTGCCGATTCACGCCGCTGCTCGCGGTGAGCCTGAGCCCCTCCTGCTCGGAGTCCAGGGTCCAGAGGAGCACCGCGCCAAGTTCCCAAGTGGATCCGAGCTCGTGCAGCGCCGCCACGCAGAGGTCCTTTGCGGGCGAATTGGTGGTGAGGATTCGGCCGAGCCGCCGAAAAGTGGCCGACTCGCGCAAGAGCAGTTCGCCGCGGTCCTTTGCCTGCTTTTCCTCAGTGGCGTTGGTGATCAGTACAAGCGTGCCTTGGCAGCTTTCGGAGCGGAGCGGGACTGTGTGCAGCCTATAGCGATCGATTAGGGCTGAACTCGGTTCACCCTCCGCGCTGGCCCGCAGGAGCTGTGCCCATTCTGCCGCTCGGCCGTTTCTGGAGAGGCCTAGGAAGCGAACCCTCTTGGCAAGGCCCCAGAGCTTAACGGCCTTGCCGTCGGAGTCCAGAAAGGCGATTCCGAGCGACTCAGGGTCGCCTCGATCCAGCAGCCAGGGCTCAGCCAGATCGAGGACCACCTCGGAGCCATCGGCCAAGGTCAAGACGAACGGAAAGCCGGAGCATGAGCCCCTGGGATTCGCGGCAACAGTCGGAACTCCGGCGGCGGCAAGAGCGTCGCGGAGCCCCCATTCAATGCGTTCTTCCGGCAATTCAGGTTCATTATCGGCAAGAATGAGCCTTCGGTTCACCTGAAAGAGCCAGAAC carries:
- a CDS encoding N(4)-(beta-N-acetylglucosaminyl)-L-asparaginase, whose amino-acid sequence is MNSNDLSRRELVRVGLASGAALAASRGLALPSSLGPSGVGLAPGPIAISSANGLRATEKAVALMRQGRDTVEAAVEGVVIVEEDPNDMSVGYGGLPNELGIVELDACVMHGPTMRAGSVASIQNIKTPSRVAKAVMERTDHVMLVGAGALAFAKQMGFEEVNMLTDRARRAWLRWKTTLSKEDDWLDDEEIKADFGAAIQAIDDTGTLSGRKRPTGTISCLCLNDKGELGGCTTTSGLAWKLPGRIGDSPIIGAGLYVDGEVGAAGSTGRGEANILVSGGRTVVENMKDGMTPMEACLDVLKRVCDQTKSPRLLTRPGRPNFDLNFYALRKDGAFGAARIVAGGRFAVNDGKENKLHDSGFLFDR
- a CDS encoding DUF3352 domain-containing protein is translated as MSTQTIARSNSEPSSLQNRRAGKGLLGAVIGAGLVAVLGFAAYKTFLSRAGEAATLYIPSDAGVVVTVDLTPSDRQLETFDKIQKAIHDNGLDLKLDGMLKRFMDKDPLGAELRPFFRRNYAIAIWPDKDAEAATVSLFAVEDPASVQAVLGKHVKPDGDGIFALKSPANTYAAVMEDYLVAGNSKQAIQRVQAVHADKGSSVASLPAFLEARQALPKDANVMVFVSPKEISKMASNAEMFAAPMSSIKGADWMAYGVTIEPDGIAVDYQCPFDPKAMGGLSALANSAPFDLKVLDALPDGAYGLMGVSQTSGYWELAAESAKSQGKDLAKTFEEGVKSFEKTSGLSVRDDIVPGLKGDQVIAVYPGKTGEGADLDLVLVATTANGATPAALAARLRALAERESQKSNKPMTFSSSQVGDVTIWEIDPKSRDEMVRGLNSGFGFPPAMSSGAAVGSDMPAGPDSGPPMIQSRPFPSDSSGMEGMADAKGKDPAKSYADKSILIGEFADKVVVCTSRAIMMQMVAGKFEHGSLGQSESFLKMRDRIIEGSQSVFMVDTKRIIDAVRPLVKETMSGGPVKADDVLSLFGSGTSGMVGSGIYDGKVCKGRFFMPLDWVSLCNLVGQGMKGLDKEMEEPHFNPEPATR
- the eno gene encoding phosphopyruvate hydratase, with the protein product MRDLYVAFLFVGSPELRDGDKSRYLGKGVLQAVQNVNDVLASELIDLDATDQQSIDNLLLAMDGTDNKAKLGANALLGVSLAVAKAAAATCGLPLFRYVGGVTANTLPVPLMNILNGGKHADSNVDFQEFMVAPVGASNFSEALRKGAEVFHSLKKVLHGKGLATGYGDEGGFAPNLESQDQAFDLIVEAIQKAGYTPGGDIWLALDPASTEFFDGKHYVYKTGAERQRTPSQQVAYLAQLVEKYPILSIEDGLAEEDWAGWKEATETLGDRVQLVGDDLFVTNVQRLKRGIEAGVANSILIKVNQIGTLTETLNAIDMANRAGYTSVMSHRSGETEDVTIADLAVATNCGQIKTGAPNRTDRVAKYNQLLRIEEALGAQARYGGLSAFGKVGAKAQLVRSGA
- the rpmA gene encoding 50S ribosomal protein L27, whose translation is MAHKKGQGSTRNGRDSTSQRLGVKKYGGEIVKPGSIIVRQRGTQFHPGVNVGIGNDHTIYSVIDGHVKFEGPKAKRRISVYPAEA
- the rplU gene encoding 50S ribosomal protein L21; protein product: MYAIVKTGGKQYRAEKGGKMIVEKLDGEVGAKVDLTDVLMVADGAKVSVGSPYVKGAKVKAEIVRQGKGPKINAFNYKAKKNERKRWGHRQPETVLTVTEIIPGS
- a CDS encoding sensor domain-containing diguanylate cyclase, coding for MPEERIEWGLRDALAAAGVPTVAANPRGSCSGFPFVLTLADGSEVVLDLAEPWLLDRGDPESLGIAFLDSDGKAVKLWGLAKRVRFLGLSRNGRAAEWAQLLRASAEGEPSSALIDRYRLHTVPLRSESCQGTLVLITNATEEKQAKDRGELLLRESATFRRLGRILTTNSPAKDLCVAALHELGSTWELGAVLLWTLDSEQEGLRLTASSGVNRQGTALIERLSLKASPTCLAELAAQSLTSGHFVGVQESLMAQDLEAKFCYLKPGGVSVFPLVAGGQLLGVLELIGREGDRLFEGAQSFFQTVAEHLALALYGANLFESFERLASHDPLTGISNHRSLQDFLRSRLSEAERSSQELGVIMIDVDFFRSFNEEEGHDTGDSVLKRVAETIRDTVRPYDLAARYGGEEFAAVLCNAGRDTTLMIAERIRKRVSNISIQSKTGRARRVTVSLGCAVFPGSGHDGAGLLRSADEALFEAKRKGRDRVVFRETQAGGDEEGNWDESAFWRFLSKRQRKTAADRLSGLERQLIALSRTLGLSRTQWQVLRAATVVWDAFTDAREDSARLRAFEAAEELRLVLPTLFGALERFDGEGPGKQRGDSIPLLGRVLAVLLALYSEGGASLYADEGRFDPEIVALVSDLELAA